GGTCCTCCAGATCGACGACGTGAAGGTGCACTTCGGCGGCGTCAAGGCCGTCGACGGCATCTCCATGGAGCTGATGCCGGGCATGATCCACGGGATCATCGGGCCTAACGGCTCGGGCAAGAGCACGCTCATCGGCGCGGTGACGCGTCTGACGAAGCTGACGAGCGGCCGCCTGCTGTTCGACGGCGAGGAGTACCAGGGCGCGCCGCCGTCGGTGGTCGCCCGCAAGCGGGTGTCGCGCACGTTCCAGACGGTGCGTCTGCTCCCCGACCTCACCGTCGCGCAGAACATCCAGCTCGGCGCGGACGCCCGGGACGACGCGAAGGCGGGCAACCCGCTCGCGCGGCTGATCGGCAACCGGGTCTCCCCGGCCGTCGGCGAGGCCATCGAGCGGACGAACCTGCAGGGCTTCGAGGACTACTACCCCGCGGAGCTGTCGTACGGCACGCAGCGCCGGGTCGAGATCGCCCGGGCGATCGCCACGGGCCCGCGCCTCCTGCTGCTGGACGAGCCGACCGCCGGCATGAACCAGACGGAGCGCGCGGAGATCTCGCGGCTCATGCGCAGCCTGCGCTCGGACGGTCTGTGCCAGCTGCTCGTCGAGCACGACGTGCAGATGATGATCGACACCTGCGACCACGTGTACGCGATGAACT
This Nocardioides alkalitolerans DNA region includes the following protein-coding sequences:
- a CDS encoding ABC transporter ATP-binding protein; amino-acid sequence: MSETLDSTPSGTGGASGGAAGAVRPVLQIDDVKVHFGGVKAVDGISMELMPGMIHGIIGPNGSGKSTLIGAVTRLTKLTSGRLLFDGEEYQGAPPSVVARKRVSRTFQTVRLLPDLTVAQNIQLGADARDDAKAGNPLARLIGNRVSPAVGEAIERTNLQGFEDYYPAELSYGTQRRVEIARAIATGPRLLLLDEPTAGMNQTERAEISRLMRSLRSDGLCQLLVEHDVQMMIDTCDHVYAMNFGRLIAEGTPTDVVRSPQVQEAYLGRKWREHA